A single genomic interval of Chitinophaga sp. 180180018-3 harbors:
- a CDS encoding GNAT family N-acetyltransferase, giving the protein MKTNTNITDLNIENLTSLWKIAGTPFNAYTEQAAFSYCSVPGLDWPNRLWFHQRITRDELELALQTVGTGRWVVPHWDIYDQAADDIFVACGGEKGFEQAGMSLLLKRPFTGQYTLSFRQVLTPEDAAAWATVYPQAFNYRIDASILERTWHHLRFYLAFFENTPIGTGILHCQNGIAGIHGIGVIPEMRRRGFANEIMVYILNEAIALEATHATLQASQMGKGIYVEMGFEEQFQIRNYVFRK; this is encoded by the coding sequence ATGAAAACAAATACAAATATTACTGATCTGAATATAGAGAACCTGACTTCTTTGTGGAAGATTGCAGGTACTCCCTTCAACGCCTATACGGAGCAAGCCGCATTCAGCTATTGCAGTGTGCCAGGCTTGGACTGGCCCAACCGGCTTTGGTTTCATCAGCGCATTACCCGCGATGAGCTTGAGCTGGCATTACAAACAGTTGGCACCGGCAGATGGGTAGTGCCTCATTGGGATATTTATGATCAGGCAGCAGATGATATTTTCGTTGCCTGCGGAGGTGAAAAAGGCTTTGAGCAGGCGGGCATGTCGTTGTTGCTGAAACGGCCTTTTACAGGCCAGTATACACTTTCATTCCGGCAGGTGCTTACTCCGGAAGATGCTGCTGCATGGGCCACCGTTTATCCGCAGGCATTCAACTACCGGATCGACGCATCGATACTGGAACGTACCTGGCATCATCTGCGTTTTTATCTGGCTTTCTTTGAAAATACCCCCATTGGTACAGGTATCCTGCATTGCCAGAATGGTATAGCAGGTATTCATGGAATTGGTGTAATACCGGAAATGCGAAGAAGAGGATTTGCCAATGAGATCATGGTATACATTCTGAATGAAGCTATTGCGCTAGAAGCCACCCATGCTACATTGCAGGCTTCGCAAATGGGAAAAGGAATATATGTGGAAATGGGGTTTGAGGAGCAGTTTCAGATCAGGAATTACGTTTTTAGGAAATAA